The genome window GTGGTCGAGAAGTCCCATATTAGAGCCAGGGGTACCTGTCATGCTAGGAACCAGGAACCTACTTGCCGAACTCCATCAGTCTGGCGTCTTTCTCAACGACCGCATCACCAACCGGCCTTGAACGGGCGATGATAAACGAGGATGACTAGCTTGGTTCGAACGCTGCTCCTGTTGCGAAGCGAGAATGGCGACAAACCGTACCTCACCTCTCGTTCTCAGGAAGCTCAGCCGCCGACATTCGCTGACGAGCCTCTGATGGGGAGCCTTCGGGCGGGCTTCATTGCAATAGGAGCAGTCGCTCTCTGCTCGTGGATCGTTACATTCTCGCTCATTTCGTTCCTCACGTACCGATTCATTTTCTGGCAGCGTTACCACAAGCGTCCTCTTGCGCACAATCAATACGTCTTGCTCATCTATAATCTCCTTCTCGTTGACATCCAACAAGCgacggccttcttgctctgCCTGCACTGGTTCGCCCGTGGCGGTGTAAATTATCCAAGTGCGGCTTGCGTTCTGCAAGGGTGGTGGATTCAGACCGCAGATCCAGGAAGTGGTCTATTCGTGTTGGCCATTGCGATACATACCGGTGCAGTTGTGCTACGTGGGCGACAATTACCATATACGACGTTTGTCTGGTGTGTCGTTGGGCTCTGGGCCTTTATCATTCTGCTCGGATTGATTGCCGTCGGATTGTACGGCTCAAGGACCTCTGTGATTTCGGAAGCCGGCTGGGTGAGTTTTTCAGTGACTACCGTGACGATGAATGGAAATTGGGCGTACTGACTCTCAATAGTGCTGGCTCAGCCCACAAGCCCAAGATGAGCGACTCTAGGGACACTATGTATGGATTTTCCTTTCCGAATTTGGCACCATCCTTCTGTACGGCATCATGTTTTTCTACCTCCGGCGTCAGATGAAACAAGCGGCGGCCCTTCGACAGAACCACCAGGAAAGCCTCAACCGCTTGAACCGAGTCGTGGTGTACATGGTTATCTATCCTCTGGTATACGTTCTTCTCTCCCTGCCTCTGGCTGAAGGGCGAATGTCGACGGCCCGACATGTCGTTCCCAGCAAGGAATACTTTGCCGCCGCCGGTGCCCTCATGGCTCTATCCGGACTTGTGGATGTCGTCGTGTACACCTTGACCCGGCGGCATCTGCTCCTGGACACCGAGGTCAGCACGTCGGATCGCTACTACGCGCACACGGGCTCGAACCTGTACAACACGCACGTCAGCACCACCGTGGCGGGCCccgagagcaagaagtctCGGGTCAAGTCTCGCCTCCGCCGCGGGATGCAGAGCATCAACGATACGGTGCTCGATGACCGCGGCGACTCGACAGAAGACATTGTGCCGAAAGGCCCGAAAGGCGCCGCCATGGAGCTGGGCCATATGGCCCACGGCGTGTACCAAGAAACGACTATCGAGATCACGCACGAAGCCGCAGAGCCGGAGCAGGCATTACGCAAGCCCAATCGACTTAGTCGATAAATCGTCCTACTTCGTTCATTACAACCACACTTTTCCCTTCGTTAGATACTGTTTAATGTCTGGAGattttggatgatgatgtatgTTTGATTTAGGCTCCACAAACCCTTAATCACACATATTCATGCCTTAGCGAATCTTCGTCCTGCTTCGAGGTTCTTTGAAGGCTTGCATGTGCTGGGTGCAGGAACAAGGCCGTCGGTGCAAGTCACTCAGGATGATCATTGCAAATTACAGAGATTTGGAGTAGTTTGTCATCCATCAAGTCCAGTCTATGGCTCTGTAACGGGGATATGTCTGATTTGAGTATGGGGGCCATTCGGCGTTACTTTGTTCATGACTCGAGGGTCCGATCGCTGGTCGGGGGGGGGGCTGACTCAGGTGATGATCGAAGCCCTAAGAACATCGGCTGTACATTACCACCATtagaggagaggagaaaaCTGTACCACAAGATATGTCCTAATAGTTGTAAAGGTAGTCCGAGAGCCAATCAGACCGAAACTCTAAGCAGCGCAAATGGCATCGCAAGACACCAGACAGATTATAGATACTGCAGAAATAAGTCCGGAGTAGATAATCCCCTTTCCGGAGGCCTCTTCAATATGGCCTCTCCCTTCCTCAGGATCCTCGGATTGACTTGACAAGACCGTCctcattcctctcctttcccAAAACCATACCTGGAGCATCCCCTGCTCCTCATTCCAATGTGGGATATGCCACACGGTCGGCTGAAACACCGTgcgctgcttctgctttctATAACCTAGCCAGGTAGCTCTGGACTGAAGCTGGACCTAAGGTTGCAGCGCGATCATCGACCCGGCCGAGTACGGGCGGAAAGGCGGCGAAAGGATGGAGAGGTGGCGGCTTTCACAAACGGAATCAATCAGCAATTGCTTATTTCTGAGACTGTGGGCATGGATAACTTACCCTGACCGTGAGCTCCATACCCAAGGTGGGGGGACATTCTTCATTGATTGTGTGTCCAATGAAACCACATCACTCAATTATGTTGATAGTGAGGTACATATACCGCTTTTCCGGAGCTCCAGAACTCCTCCCGACTGGCGGTTGAGTTATCCTGGGCGAGTGTCAGGTGCTCCAGGGCCCTGTCTGTTTTGATAATTAGTAAACAGATTATTTACAACAGAAAGGGCCATTCAGGGGCCATTCACAGAGGAAGGGAAAGAGTTCGGAAGAGTTGTCGGGATATGGAAGTTGGTGGTTGCAGCGAACTATATACTTAGTCAATGTCCTCGTGAACCTGTTCTTCTCCGGATGTCAAGCTTACCTGGTCAGAGGCAAGAGGTGCTATCGCTGAACAGTGGGACCGTGGTGGGTACGGCAAATTGGCTCTGGTAGTGGACGAGAGTTTTTATCAGTTCGACGTGGCAATGCCAGGCCAGGCCACTGCCTGATACCGCAGCGATACCAAAAGCCACAAAGCAGGATGCATGATCAGTGTGGAGGTGTTTCGTTGTATAGAGAACCTTCTGTAAAGAAGAACACCGTTCTTCACAGCGCAGAGGCCATCAGGCAAAGAGCTGAAATCGAGTCTTTTGGGACTGCAAAATGGATGACTACGTGGAAAGATGTACAATGAAAGAGAGTTAGACAGAGGGAGATCAGGGTATGTATGCATGGACCAGGACTTACAAGACTCGTTGAAGTATCTCTATTCACTATCAAAGCGAGTTACTGAATATAAGCCATGGGTTGAATAGGAGTGCCAGTAATACATTTTGAAAATGTCAAGACTATTCACCGTCGAAGTATCTTAAAAAATGTAGGCACTTCTGTCCTAttttctttgcttccttAGCTAGTAGGGAATATTAGACGTGAGGTAGTACATATTTACAATGCTCACAATGCCTGGACTCTGGAGTATACTCAAGCCTGACTGCATCATGGCGGAAGCTGTCTCCTCAAGTTCCTTTTTTTTGTAGAGTTGATTCAAATCTGCTATTGCTTCTATAATATGCAGCATGGCGTCCTAACCATGCTGTGATCACGGTAGTGGAGCAGAATAAAGTTGCTGTACTATTGGGCCGTCGATCGGGACTATAGGAGGAAATCCCAAGATCCGATTCAGAGGTAAAGGCTACTGACTGGAAAGTAGCACGTACTCGGTGGCCAACTTCCAACAACAAAAGTCATGTAGCTTGCACGGAGAGAAGGGCAATGGAGCAGGGAGCAGAGGGTGGAAGTATCACGACGGTCGAGGGGGACTAACCACCGGTGGCAGTCCTTTTTCGGCGACTTTCGATTGACACCTCCTACTTCGAGTCATACTATTCTATGCGATGGTAATCTCAAGCAAGTCTCCATGCTTCCGCTTCCCCCACTCCTCGAATCCTTGTCGTAGCGACTCAGTGAACGCAGAATCATACCGCATTCCGTCCTCCGGGAAGGCCATTCGCTTCGTCCTCCAGGTCAGCCAGTTCTCCGCTCTGGCACCCTCCGGCGCCCGCAGAAGTCCGATCGCCACGTCCACGATTTCCTCCCGTCCATCGCAGTAGTAAAAGACCGTCGCGCCGCAAGTACCGCAAAACGTCCTCCGCACGCCCTTGCTGGAGACATAGCCTTTGGACGAACCGAGGAGTAGAT of Aspergillus fumigatus Af293 chromosome 2, whole genome shotgun sequence contains these proteins:
- the gprD gene encoding protein gprD is translated as MTSLVRTLLLLRSENGDKPYLTSRSQEAQPPTFADEPLMGSLRAGFIAIGAVALCSWIVTFSLISFLTYRFIFWQRYHKRPLAHNQYVLLIYNLLLVDIQQATAFLLCLHWFARGGVNYPSAACVLQGWWIQTADPGSGLFVLAIAIHTGAVVLRGRQLPYTTFVWCVVGLWAFIILLGLIAVGLYGSRTSVISEAGWGHYVWIFLSEFGTILLYGIMFFYLRRQMKQAAALRQNHQESLNRLNRVVVYMVIYPLVYVLLSLPLAEGRMSTARHVVPSKEYFAAAGALMALSGLVDVVVYTLTRRHLLLDTEVSTSDRYYAHTGSNLYNTHVSTTVAGPESKKSRVKSRLRRGMQSINDTVLDDRGDSTEDIVPKGPKGAAMELGHMAHGVYQETTIEITHEAAEPEQALRKPNRLSR